One genomic segment of Catalinimonas alkaloidigena includes these proteins:
- the fucP gene encoding L-fucose:H+ symporter permease, with translation MSNPSKTPLLPFILITSLFLMWGLANNMTDTLLAAFKKIMSMSDFQTSWIQIAFYGSYFCLALPAAILIKKFTYKTGVLLGLGMFIAGSLLFYPASQTMVYGHFLASLFILAGGLSILETSANPYIIAMGPEDTGTRRLNLAQSFNPIGSIIGVLLSKVFILSKLNAASAEVRAGMTPDELKNIQAEELAAVMGPYVGVAVLLLALWLTIAIVKMPKASDADESLNLGPTFKRLIKNPNYVWGVIAQFFYVGAQIGVWSYTIRYVMLELQVDEDEAASYYLAALVLFTVSRFICTALMKVIKPGNLLALLSILAVACTLIVVIGNGYVGVYALVGISGCMSLMFPTIYGLAVRGLGDDTKVGGSGLIMAILGGAVITSVQGQVSDITGSIHLAYLVPLFCFLVVAVYGRLARRKAKQETQYSR, from the coding sequence ATGAGCAATCCCTCTAAAACTCCCCTTCTTCCCTTTATCTTAATTACGAGCTTGTTTCTGATGTGGGGACTGGCCAATAATATGACCGATACTTTATTGGCAGCTTTCAAGAAGATCATGAGCATGTCAGATTTCCAGACCAGCTGGATACAGATTGCCTTTTATGGTTCTTACTTTTGTCTTGCACTGCCGGCGGCGATTCTGATCAAGAAGTTTACCTATAAGACAGGAGTGCTTTTAGGGCTGGGAATGTTTATTGCCGGTTCTCTTTTATTTTACCCGGCAAGTCAGACGATGGTATATGGCCATTTTCTGGCTTCTCTATTCATCCTGGCAGGCGGTTTATCTATTCTTGAAACTTCTGCTAACCCTTACATCATCGCCATGGGGCCGGAAGACACAGGTACGCGTAGACTAAATCTGGCGCAGTCCTTTAATCCGATAGGTTCTATTATAGGAGTATTACTGAGTAAAGTGTTTATCCTTTCTAAACTGAATGCTGCCAGTGCTGAAGTAAGGGCCGGCATGACTCCCGATGAATTGAAGAACATACAGGCAGAAGAACTTGCAGCAGTGATGGGGCCTTATGTGGGCGTGGCCGTTCTTTTGTTAGCACTCTGGCTGACCATTGCCATTGTAAAAATGCCGAAGGCTTCAGACGCAGATGAAAGCTTGAATCTGGGGCCAACTTTTAAGCGATTGATTAAAAACCCAAACTATGTGTGGGGGGTGATCGCCCAGTTTTTTTATGTGGGGGCGCAAATTGGCGTCTGGTCTTATACCATACGCTATGTAATGCTTGAACTGCAGGTAGATGAAGATGAAGCTGCATCTTACTATCTGGCTGCCCTGGTATTATTTACCGTCAGCCGTTTTATCTGCACAGCCCTGATGAAGGTAATCAAACCCGGTAACCTGCTGGCGCTGCTTTCTATCCTGGCAGTAGCCTGTACACTCATTGTTGTGATAGGAAACGGTTATGTAGGCGTATATGCGCTGGTAGGAATTTCAGGCTGTATGTCATTGATGTTTCCTACCATCTACGGCCTGGCAGTGAGAGGTCTGGGTGATGATACCAAAGTAGGAGGGTCAGGACTGATCATGGCGATCCTGGGAGGTGCAGTGATTACTTCAGTGCAAGGTCAGGTATCTGACATTACAGGTAGTATACACCTTGCCTATCTGGTACCACTTTTCTGCTTTCTGGTGGTAGCTGTCTATGGAAGGCTGGCCCGAAGAAAAGCAAAGCAGGAGACACAGTATAGTCGCTGA
- a CDS encoding FecR family protein: MNLDDSLLDQLLSDDAFVDWIRHPSPDLDSYWQAWMGTDVKRQEIVEEARSILLSLSFHKASLSGTEKRVLQARIAASIGEDDVQPVSSSASHSPALLYMRYAAAIVVLTVFTYFLLSVFQDTYNTVTTAYGETKSIILPDSSEVTLNANSLLRYPRDWEKQEDREVWLEGEALFKVSKQEIINEDASAKKRKFVVHATQLNVEVLGTEFNVRNRDGQTEVTLREGKIKLLSAVETAEEVVMRPGEHARLLANQKIAISKVKVDEYTTWTEQRWSFRDTPLEEVAKSITEYYGLEVEITEASLKDRKFSGSPPKDDMSALLQMLSAIYQVPVRQEGNTIRMGH; this comes from the coding sequence ATGAATTTGGATGACTCCTTACTGGATCAGCTACTCTCCGATGATGCATTCGTAGATTGGATCAGGCATCCTTCTCCGGACTTAGATTCCTACTGGCAAGCCTGGATGGGTACTGATGTCAAGCGGCAGGAGATAGTGGAAGAAGCTCGAAGCATCCTTCTTTCTCTTTCGTTTCATAAAGCATCACTTTCCGGTACCGAGAAGCGTGTACTTCAGGCACGCATTGCTGCTTCCATCGGAGAAGATGACGTGCAGCCGGTAAGTTCATCCGCATCGCACAGCCCTGCTCTCCTATACATGCGTTATGCTGCTGCTATTGTGGTCCTGACTGTCTTCACCTACTTTCTGCTAAGCGTATTTCAGGATACTTATAATACTGTGACCACCGCTTATGGCGAAACCAAATCCATCATACTTCCGGATAGCTCCGAAGTTACCCTCAATGCCAACTCCTTGCTCCGCTATCCCAGGGATTGGGAGAAGCAGGAGGATCGTGAGGTCTGGCTGGAAGGAGAGGCACTTTTCAAGGTAAGTAAGCAGGAAATCATAAATGAAGACGCTTCCGCGAAGAAAAGAAAGTTTGTAGTACACGCTACCCAATTGAATGTAGAAGTGCTGGGAACCGAATTCAACGTGAGAAATCGGGATGGGCAGACTGAAGTTACCCTTAGGGAAGGAAAAATAAAGCTACTCAGCGCAGTAGAGACAGCAGAAGAAGTAGTGATGCGGCCCGGTGAACATGCTCGCCTCCTGGCAAACCAAAAGATTGCCATCAGCAAAGTGAAAGTGGATGAATATACTACCTGGACAGAGCAACGCTGGTCTTTTCGGGATACTCCATTAGAGGAAGTGGCAAAATCCATTACTGAATATTACGGGCTGGAAGTAGAAATCACTGAAGCTTCGCTCAAAGACAGAAAGTTTAGTGGTTCACCACCCAAAGATGATATGTCGGCACTACTGCAAATGCTTAGTGCGATCTACCAGGTGCCGGTCCGGCAAGAAGGCAATACGATCCGAATGGGTCACTAA
- a CDS encoding serine hydrolase domain-containing protein — protein sequence MKNNLLNCLCFFIAFTAMAQTKSLQKSPPLTEASPASVDMSAERLQRIDAMCQEAIEEGQVPGIVALVARKGKIVYHKAFGHANIATDKAMEKDAIFRIASQSKAITSTAVMMLWEEGHFQLDDPVSKYIPEFKNPQLLKNFRYSDTTYTTEPAEREITIRHLLTHTSGLGYGMIDGDERFKMMYQKAGVTDLFTTEDITIEESVKRLAQLPLHHNPGDAYTYSEGLDVLGYFIEVISGMPFDEFLQERLFDLLGMDDTGFYLPDSKADRLVAVQHKVDGAWEPLPVTFYDPEYPIKGAKTFFSGGAGLSSTARDYATFLQMYINGGELNGTRFLSRTTIQSMMANQIGDLWEGTGRHYGLAFGVLNKEGEAMGGRGSSGTFDWGGYFNTQYFADPVEDIIGIIMKQTRGPVDDQTGWKFRLLVGQAVDN from the coding sequence ATGAAAAACAACCTACTAAACTGCCTATGCTTTTTCATTGCTTTTACGGCAATGGCCCAAACCAAGTCTCTCCAAAAATCCCCACCCCTTACTGAAGCGTCTCCTGCCAGCGTAGATATGTCGGCCGAACGCCTGCAAAGAATAGACGCTATGTGCCAGGAAGCCATTGAAGAGGGGCAGGTGCCGGGCATTGTAGCTCTGGTAGCCCGTAAGGGAAAGATTGTCTACCACAAGGCTTTTGGCCATGCCAATATTGCTACTGATAAAGCGATGGAAAAGGATGCGATCTTCCGCATTGCTTCCCAGAGTAAAGCCATTACCTCTACGGCCGTGATGATGTTATGGGAAGAAGGGCATTTCCAGCTGGATGATCCTGTCTCCAAGTACATCCCTGAATTCAAAAACCCTCAGTTGCTGAAAAACTTTCGGTATAGTGATACGACTTATACCACTGAACCTGCTGAGCGGGAGATCACCATACGTCATCTGCTCACCCACACTTCCGGCCTGGGTTATGGCATGATAGACGGCGACGAGCGCTTTAAGATGATGTACCAGAAAGCGGGCGTCACGGACTTGTTTACTACCGAAGACATTACCATAGAGGAAAGCGTAAAACGACTGGCCCAGCTTCCGCTTCATCATAATCCGGGGGATGCCTATACTTACAGCGAAGGGCTGGATGTATTAGGCTATTTCATTGAAGTAATCTCCGGAATGCCTTTTGACGAGTTTTTACAGGAGCGTCTTTTTGATCTGCTGGGCATGGATGATACTGGTTTTTATCTGCCTGATAGCAAAGCCGACCGCCTTGTAGCAGTACAGCACAAAGTGGATGGAGCGTGGGAACCTTTGCCTGTCACTTTTTACGATCCTGAATATCCCATCAAAGGAGCTAAGACTTTCTTCTCCGGTGGTGCCGGTCTATCCAGTACGGCCAGAGATTACGCCACCTTCTTACAGATGTATATTAATGGAGGCGAGCTAAACGGCACACGCTTCCTGAGCCGCACCACTATCCAATCTATGATGGCCAACCAGATCGGTGACCTGTGGGAAGGTACTGGTCGCCATTATGGCCTTGCTTTCGGTGTACTTAATAAAGAAGGAGAAGCAATGGGAGGCCGAGGTAGCAGTGGCACTTTTGACTGGGGCGGCTATTTCAACACCCAATATTTCGCTGATCCGGTAGAAGACATCATCGGCATCATCATGAAGCAAACCCGCGGGCCTGTGGATGACCAGACAGGCTGGAAATTCCGACTGCTGGTAGGTCAGGCCGTGGATAACTAA
- a CDS encoding RNA polymerase sigma factor has translation MSEQRNTYLKPIHQTDLLWEAFCKGSKQAYFQIYQEYVDELYNYGYKIHADRELVKDCLHDLFVNLWEKRIHLAKVQSIQFYLYASLRRKMLRTLKKRNLESFCDESMFELFSTGSHESVLIFQQERSQKSSLLKSAIKQLSARQREVVFLKYYDNFSYEEISGIMGISVESLYKLMTKALKSLKLLLHEKAVHSFVLLIHLINPLII, from the coding sequence ATGTCTGAACAGCGAAATACATATTTGAAGCCTATTCATCAAACTGATCTTTTGTGGGAGGCATTTTGTAAAGGAAGTAAGCAGGCCTACTTCCAGATCTATCAGGAGTATGTAGATGAGCTATATAACTACGGGTATAAAATACATGCCGATCGCGAACTTGTTAAGGATTGCCTGCACGATCTTTTTGTCAATCTTTGGGAGAAGAGAATTCATCTGGCTAAGGTGCAATCCATACAGTTTTACCTCTATGCTTCTCTACGCAGAAAAATGCTGCGCACCCTGAAAAAAAGAAATCTGGAGTCCTTTTGTGACGAATCCATGTTTGAGCTTTTCTCAACAGGCTCTCATGAAAGCGTTCTCATATTTCAGCAGGAGCGTTCTCAAAAATCGTCTCTTCTGAAAAGCGCTATCAAACAATTGTCGGCTCGCCAGAGAGAAGTAGTCTTCCTGAAATATTACGATAACTTCAGCTATGAAGAAATTTCCGGAATTATGGGAATAAGCGTTGAGTCACTCTACAAGCTGATGACCAAAGCACTGAAATCGCTCAAACTTTTACTCCACGAAAAAGCTGTACACTCTTTTGTGTTGTTGATTCATTTAATAAACCCCCTTATTATTTAG